In the Methanosphaera stadtmanae DSM 3091 genome, GGTATATGCAGCTCCTATTGATATTACAAGAAAACATTTGGAAAATGGTAAGATTTCAGCAGTTATTGTAAATAGTGGTAATGCAAATTGTTATACTAAAGAAGATGGAATAAAAAAAGGATTGGAATTAGCAAGTCTTGTTGCTGATACATTAAATATTCCTGTTGAAGATGTTGCAGTAGCATCAACTGGTGTTATTGGTAGACAAATGCCAATGGATATTATTAAGCCTGTTGCAATTGAATCTCTAAAAAGATTGGATAATAGTAGAGAATGTGCAAATGATGCATGTAATGCTATATTAACTACTGATACTACTCCAAAGGAATGTGCTATTGAATCAACATTAGATGATGGAACAAAATTTAAGGTTGCAGGTATTTGTAAAGGTTCAGGAATGATAGCACCTAATATGGGTACTATGCTAGGATTTATTACAACAGACTTAGATGTTTCAAGGGATATTCTTCAAGAAGCTCTACTCAGTAGTGTTAAAAGATCATTTAACATGGTTGTAGTTGATGGTGATGAAAGTACTAACGACACAGTACTTGTTATGAGTACCAATGAAGTTAAAGGAGAGTATGATAATAACTTCCAAGAAGCACTTGATTATGTATGTATGAGTCTTGCTAAACAAATTGCAAAGGATGGAGAAGGAGCTTCTAAATTTATGGAAGTAGTATGTAATGGTGCAAAAAGTGAAGAAGATGCAATATGTGTTTCTAAAAGTGTTGTATCATCTAGTTTAGTTAAAACAGCACTTGCAGGGGCTGATCCTAATTGGGGTCGTATAATTTGTGCTATGGGTTATTCTGGTGTGGAATTTGATCCTGATTGTGTTTCTATTAGTATTGGCTCAGGTAGTGAGAATGTTGTTATTGTTGATAAGGGTAATATAACAACATATGCTAATCCTGAAATACTTGAGGCTGCAGAAGTTATAATGAATAAAAAAGAGGTTGTTATTAAATTGGATTTACATGATGGATGTTATAGTGCAACTGCATATGGTTGTGATTTAACATATGATTATGTAAAGATTAATGCTGAATACACCACATAAATAGTTAAATGGAGTTTAAATAATGGTTGATCAAGAACAATTCGATATTAGTAATGTTTTAATTGAAGCATTACCCTACATAAAAAAGTTTCATAATAAAAAAATCATGATTAAGTATGGTGGTCATGCAATGATTGATGAGAATGCTATGAGTTCCACAGCACGAGATACTGTACTTCTTAAATATGTTGGTATGCAACCTATTGTTGTTCATGGTGGAGGTCCAGAAATTTCCAGATCCATGGATAAAATGGGTAAAGAACCTAAATTTATTGGTGGTTTAAGAGTTACAGATAAAGAAACTATGGAGATTGTTAAAATGGTTTTGGTGGGTAAAATCAACACTGAAATTGTTTCTAAACTTGGATTCCATGGTGGAAAGAGTGTTGGTATTTCTGGTAAAGATAGTTATCTTGTTGAAGCATCAAGAAAAGGACTTACTAAGGTTAAACATGAGAATGGTGAAGTTTTAGAAGTTGATTTAGGTTATGTTGGTAAGATTGACAGGGTAAATAAACAACTTGTTGATGATTTAACTAACAACAATTATATACCTGTTATTTCACCTTTAGGAATTGATGATGATGGAAATACTCTTAATTTGAATGCTGATACTGTTGCAGGTTCTATTGCATCTGAGGTTAATGCTGAAAAGCTTATTGTACTTACTGATGTTCCTGGTATTTTAACAGATCCTGATGATCCTGAGAGTATGATTAGACGTATTCGTACTGATGAATTGAAGGAACTTATTAAGGATGGTATTATTACTGGAGGTATGATTCCTAAGGTAGAAACTTGTATTAATGCTGTTGAAAATGGTGTTAAAACTGCTCATATTCTTGATGGTAGACTTAATCATTCTATTTTATTAGAAATCTTCACAAAACATGGAATAGGTACAATGGTACGTGAATAATAATGTATCTCTTTTTTTAATTATTTTTTCAAGTGTTTATATGAAATCAGTTAAATTATCAAATAGTGAAATTAAATCTTTTATGGAAAAAACCAGTACATTTCATCATTTAAATCCAAAACAATATGAGAGTATTCGTATTAAAGATGGTGATGTTTTTTTTGTTTTATATAATTCTGGTAAACTTGTTTATAATGATACAAGGGGATGTTTATCTATTTTAGATGATATTTTAGAAAAGAGGGATTATTTTAAAGAGAATTCATTTGGAAAAAATGAAAATTCTATTTATAATAATACTATTTCTATGAAGAAGTATCAGTATATTATAGGTTCTGATGAAACTGGTAAAGGTGAATGGTATGGACCATTAGTTGTGTGTGCTGTATGTACATCAAATGATGATATTTTAAAATTAAAAAGTATTGGTGTTAAGGATAGTAAGAAATTATCAACAAAGGAAATATTTTCATTATATGAAAAAATAGAAAAACTAAATATAACATATGAAGTAATAGTTCTAAAACCATTTAGCTACAATAAACTATACACTAAATTCACAAATGAAAACAAAAACCTCAATCATCTACTAGCACATCTTCATTATAAGGTAATAAATCAATTACTTACAAAAATTAACACAACTGATGTACTTGTAATTATTGATAAATTTGATTATAAGAAGATGAATCAGTATCTTGACATAAATCCAAAAATAGATGTAATACAAGAGACTAATGGAGAAAAATATATTCCAGTAGCAACAAGTAGTATTATTGCCAAGTATTATTATGAAAAAACATTAAAAGAAATAGAAGAAAGATATAATATTAATAGAAAGATAAAACCCAAAAACATAGAAAAAGATATAATAGATAAAGTTGCAAAAACACACTTTAAAAATATTAAACCATACACATAAAGAAAATGGTTTTTAGGAGTATAAAATATGAGTAAAATAGATGTTGCAATAATAGGTGCAAGTGGATATACTGGGGGAGAATTAGTTAGATTATTAACAAGACATCCAAGGGTAAATATTTCCACAGTAACAAGTAGAAAAAATAATGGTGAAGACCTATCATCTCTTCATCCAAATCTGCAGGATTTAGATTTAAAATTCACAAATCCTGATACTAAAGATATAGATGCAGATGTAGTATTTAGTGCACTACCACATGGTGTATCAATGAAATTAGTACCAGAATACTTGGATAATGGGGCTCGTGTCATTGATTTAAGTGGAGACTTTAGATTTAGTGATGTTTCTGTATATGAAAAATGGTATGGAATGAAACATGAACATCCAGATTTAAAAGCAGTATTTGGACTTCCAGAAATTAACAGAGATAAAATAA is a window encoding:
- the argB gene encoding acetylglutamate kinase, producing MVDQEQFDISNVLIEALPYIKKFHNKKIMIKYGGHAMIDENAMSSTARDTVLLKYVGMQPIVVHGGGPEISRSMDKMGKEPKFIGGLRVTDKETMEIVKMVLVGKINTEIVSKLGFHGGKSVGISGKDSYLVEASRKGLTKVKHENGEVLEVDLGYVGKIDRVNKQLVDDLTNNNYIPVISPLGIDDDGNTLNLNADTVAGSIASEVNAEKLIVLTDVPGILTDPDDPESMIRRIRTDELKELIKDGIITGGMIPKVETCINAVENGVKTAHILDGRLNHSILLEIFTKHGIGTMVRE
- a CDS encoding ribonuclease HIII, coding for MKSVKLSNSEIKSFMEKTSTFHHLNPKQYESIRIKDGDVFFVLYNSGKLVYNDTRGCLSILDDILEKRDYFKENSFGKNENSIYNNTISMKKYQYIIGSDETGKGEWYGPLVVCAVCTSNDDILKLKSIGVKDSKKLSTKEIFSLYEKIEKLNITYEVIVLKPFSYNKLYTKFTNENKNLNHLLAHLHYKVINQLLTKINTTDVLVIIDKFDYKKMNQYLDINPKIDVIQETNGEKYIPVATSSIIAKYYYEKTLKEIEERYNINRKIKPKNIEKDIIDKVAKTHFKNIKPYT
- the argJ gene encoding bifunctional ornithine acetyltransferase/N-acetylglutamate synthase; its protein translation is MKILENGICSISSIKASGYREGKYGVTVLYHENSTAAAVYTTNKVYAAPIDITRKHLENGKISAVIVNSGNANCYTKEDGIKKGLELASLVADTLNIPVEDVAVASTGVIGRQMPMDIIKPVAIESLKRLDNSRECANDACNAILTTDTTPKECAIESTLDDGTKFKVAGICKGSGMIAPNMGTMLGFITTDLDVSRDILQEALLSSVKRSFNMVVVDGDESTNDTVLVMSTNEVKGEYDNNFQEALDYVCMSLAKQIAKDGEGASKFMEVVCNGAKSEEDAICVSKSVVSSSLVKTALAGADPNWGRIICAMGYSGVEFDPDCVSISIGSGSENVVIVDKGNITTYANPEILEAAEVIMNKKEVVIKLDLHDGCYSATAYGCDLTYDYVKINAEYTT